The following proteins are encoded in a genomic region of Anaerolineae bacterium:
- a CDS encoding DinB family protein gives MTHPLVTQLRFARSELQRALAGISDQDACRRLKPMNCISWMIGHLANQENRYWVLAAQGKTLFPELNDLVGFGKPASVPPLDEMWQVWRAVTAEADVYLDTVTPEILQTHFEWNGQPHPEDAGTLLQRALYHYWYHIGEAMAVRQMLGHTNLPEFVGDLGAKAPYRPESLK, from the coding sequence ATGACTCACCCTCTTGTGACGCAATTACGTTTTGCTCGTAGTGAATTACAGCGTGCCCTGGCCGGGATTTCGGATCAAGATGCTTGCCGGCGGTTAAAGCCAATGAATTGCATTAGTTGGATGATTGGTCATCTGGCTAATCAAGAAAATCGTTACTGGGTGTTGGCCGCCCAGGGCAAAACCCTGTTCCCCGAACTTAACGATTTAGTCGGCTTTGGCAAACCCGCTAGCGTCCCCCCCCTGGACGAAATGTGGCAGGTGTGGCGCGCTGTTACCGCTGAAGCGGACGTATATTTAGACACGGTGACACCCGAAATTTTGCAAACTCACTTTGAATGGAATGGCCAACCTCACCCGGAAGATGCCGGTACCCTTCTGCAAAGAGCGCTGTATCATTATTGGTATCATATTGGGGAAGCAATGGCCGTGCGACAAATGTTGGGCCATACCAACTTGCCTGAGTTTGTCGGTGATCTGGGGGCAAAAGCACCCTATCGGCCAGAGTCCTTAAAATAG
- a CDS encoding glycoside hydrolase family 43 protein, producing MQTFQNPILPGFYPDPSICRVGEDYYLITSTFEYFPGLPIFHSRDLVHWQQLGHILDRPSQLNLDSIRSQLGADGVRPTGGLYAPTIRYHAGTFYVINTLVDQPAGRDNFIVTATHPAGPWSEPVWLEDAPGIDPSLLFDDDGRVWYTGNRVPPAGEQFTGHREIWLQELDLPTMQLTGPKHSLWDGALKGGVHAEAPHLYKINGMYYLLIAEGGTHHNHAVTIARSKHITGPYEANPRNPILTHRHLGLDYPIVGTGHADLVETQHGEWWLVALAMRPYDGYFYNLGRETFLAPVRWEEDWPIVSPGAGRIEFEYPVPNLPEHRWPTQPACDNFEAETLAGCWNFIRTPRDDFYSLTERPGYLRLRLRPQMLSEQANPSFVGRRQQHINFAARTVMDFSPQSADECAGIVLLQNSNFHFRFVVTQVEGKGSMVRLIKREHGEETVLAEKAIETKRVYFKVEAVGQRYSFYIATAAEAWQVVAQAVDGRILSTPVAGGFVGAYLGMYASSNGQPGQNVADFDWFEYRALGA from the coding sequence ATGCAAACGTTTCAAAATCCAATTTTACCGGGATTTTATCCAGACCCTTCCATTTGCCGGGTGGGTGAAGATTACTACCTGATAACTTCAACTTTTGAATATTTTCCCGGCCTGCCCATTTTCCACAGCCGGGATCTGGTGCACTGGCAACAGCTTGGTCACATCCTGGATCGCCCCTCGCAGTTGAACCTGGATAGTATCCGGTCGCAGTTGGGAGCGGATGGCGTCCGGCCTACCGGGGGGTTGTATGCGCCCACCATCCGTTACCATGCGGGCACGTTCTATGTGATCAATACCCTGGTAGACCAGCCGGCCGGCCGTGACAACTTTATTGTCACCGCCACCCATCCGGCGGGGCCATGGTCGGAGCCGGTCTGGCTGGAGGATGCGCCCGGCATTGATCCTTCGCTTTTGTTTGACGACGATGGACGGGTGTGGTATACCGGCAACCGCGTGCCCCCGGCGGGCGAACAATTTACGGGGCATCGTGAAATTTGGCTGCAAGAACTCGACCTGCCCACCATGCAGTTGACCGGCCCTAAACATTCCTTGTGGGATGGGGCGCTAAAAGGAGGGGTGCATGCCGAAGCGCCCCATCTTTACAAGATCAACGGAATGTATTATTTGTTGATTGCCGAGGGCGGCACCCACCACAATCACGCCGTAACCATCGCCCGCAGTAAACATATCACCGGCCCTTATGAAGCCAATCCGCGCAACCCCATTCTCACCCATCGCCACCTGGGACTGGACTACCCTATTGTTGGTACCGGCCATGCCGATTTGGTGGAAACGCAACATGGCGAGTGGTGGCTGGTGGCCCTGGCTATGCGTCCCTACGACGGTTATTTTTACAACCTGGGCCGGGAAACGTTTTTGGCCCCGGTGCGTTGGGAAGAGGATTGGCCTATCGTCAGTCCCGGCGCCGGCCGCATTGAGTTTGAATATCCTGTGCCCAATCTGCCCGAACATCGTTGGCCCACCCAACCTGCTTGCGATAACTTTGAGGCCGAAACACTGGCCGGGTGTTGGAATTTCATCCGTACCCCTCGTGACGATTTTTACAGCCTGACGGAGCGTCCCGGTTATCTGCGGCTACGTTTACGCCCGCAGATGCTCTCTGAACAGGCCAACCCCAGCTTTGTTGGGCGGCGGCAACAGCATATTAATTTTGCTGCTCGCACCGTGATGGACTTTTCACCCCAAAGTGCGGACGAGTGCGCGGGGATTGTATTGCTGCAAAACAGCAATTTTCATTTTCGTTTTGTGGTTACCCAAGTTGAAGGCAAAGGTTCCATGGTCCGGCTCATTAAACGCGAGCATGGTGAGGAAACGGTTTTGGCCGAAAAAGCCATTGAGACAAAGCGGGTCTATTTCAAAGTTGAGGCAGTGGGTCAACGTTATAGCTTTTATATTGCTACCGCGGCCGAAGCATGGCAGGTGGTGGCCCAGGCCGTAGACGGGCGTATTCTCAGCACGCCGGTGGCCGGCGGCTTTGTGGGGGCGTACCTGGGAATGTATGCCAGCAGCAACGGGCAGCCCGGCCAAAATGTCGCGGATTTTGATTGGTTTGAGTATAGGGCTTTGGGGGCTTAA